A genomic segment from Glycine max cultivar Williams 82 chromosome 1, Glycine_max_v4.0, whole genome shotgun sequence encodes:
- the LOC100820295 gene encoding DNA repair protein UVH3 isoform X2: protein MRLKALRLKELADDLKNQRMKKNSDTKGQKKSNQKDFVGSDLGGSHVKELDEMSVAKYAAKEDGNSSQATILTTYNQEELHEMLAASIAAEKNGIHARKGMPSIVINPLEEERDADEQIILPSVNAEVDMAVLAALPQSMQLDILAQLKGKKTEGLVKEVDNQNQHDVNYRGKGKGILLIEADMVGCSSRHDNVTSRSDNQHSIDEMLAASIAMEENEELVNNTSTSVGASAIEEEEVDYDEDEEMILPAMHGKIDPAVLASLPPSMQLDLLVQMRERLIAENRQKYQKVKKDPAKFSELQIQAYLKTVAFRRDIDEVQKAAAVGGVGGVQTSRIASEANREYIFSSSFTGDKQELTSTSLEKNKDTQQKVQGVHPSQNLTDSIVAGNDSNTSSGLVHNEPGEPADESIQTYLDERGRFRVSRLRAMGMRMTCDIQRNLDLLKEIEQERAYVNKAANIGTVENAENNGPYESSGIQLVGKSQEMNVDLVGQNMQNEQTMLDRDTLIEISFEYDCKNKFANDEDDIFSSLVGGNPVAIFGADDTAATEQPSHSDSDCDWEEGILEGKSNAYPEHDVVELKSSVADDHKNNEREVEWEEGDCDGANSTLLSGKLASQGWLEEESDLQEAIRRSLESIGDMKLKCMPAVDEHSNTYENKLDCGLEHGDDLYYSDPVDLNDNVGFLNNKNREDSTEKNELHEIEDGDKKHDFVSGNNEQTFHFHGSQSKSSVTFNSNNTEILIDTPCRMDSHSCFVDSISDTNVMTKDLVPMVAEQLLDKHDDGKVSFYCDNTSKVDPVGATEEGKKNYIQESEPLSNSTDTTKPAILVESSLKGSTEDLDIEPKLPSEDSNRNFYEERNSSLGNDVVNTPGHFPAHAAEVSLEEEMQILGQEYINLENEQRKLERNAESVNSELFTECQELLQMFGLPYIIAPMEAEAQCAYLELEKLVDGVVTDDSDVLLFGARSVYKNIFDDRKYVETYFMEDIEKELGLTREKLIRMALLLGSDYTEGVSGIGIVNAIEVVNAFPEEDGLLKFRQWVESPDPTILGRLDANSGSNSRKKGSKIEEKMNSSSCNVKESAVMQNICHAQEQNELSDYIQEIKQTFFNKHRNVSKNWHIPSSFPSDTVISAYYSPHVDKSTEPFTWGKPDHLVLRKLCWEKFGWTGQKADELILPVLKEYNKRETQLRLEAFYNFNERFAKIRSKRIKKAVKGITGKQPSDLIDDSAEEFSKSRKTGREPEDITLETSRGIEGNLEGRRKSKIKQSRKNDTVAKEQSKKKKVNDDPSSAPGTSEIENLQPSLQIEEEQHDGKALIRNRSGRGRGRIMGIKRGRDNKGLSFQSCETEASSGSSDIDDHGPRVHVDRVPKDVRRSMRSRKPVNYSFKEPEDEDSDDSFDRRNQTGPIEENLSHILGACEDGATDFSMAKECSAMNFPPEENLPTDSLESGGWFCTDAGETCHPGTGNQDSSDDYLKMGGGFCLDDGDTGVKQDTSDNVDTATVDYNADFPHGSDYLDETNRDKSSSDILFSGAEKPENGIQGGGPFNIEPNDLASASSYDHSDIAVLKQENTRNNSGASTGAFSAMPFLKRRRKN from the exons ATGAGA ttaaaGGCATTAAGGTTGAAGGAACTGGCTGATGATCTTAAGAACcaaaggatgaagaagaatAGTGATACTAAGGGTCAGAAAAAATCTAATCAGAAGGACTTTGTTGGAAGTGATTTAGGAGGAAGTCATGTGAAAGAGCTAGATGAAAT gtCTGTGGCTAAATATGCAGCTAAGGAGGACGGAAATTCTTCGCAGGCAACAATATTGACTACTTACAACCAGGAGGAACTTCATGAAAT GTTGGCAGCGTCTATAGCTGCAGAGAAAAATGGCATACATGCCAGAAAAGGAATGCCGTCTATTGTAATTAATCCTTTAGAGGAGGAACGTGATGCAGACGAACAAATTATATTG CCATCAGTAAATGCAGAAGTTGATATGGCTGTATTAGCTGCCTTACCACAATCAATGCAACTTGATATTCTTGCACAG cttaaaggaaagaaaaccGAAGGACTAGTAAAGGAAGTTGACAATCAGAATCAACATGATGTCAATTATCGGGGCAAGGGTAAGGGGATTCTGCTCATTGAAGCTGACATGGTAGGTTGTAGCTCCAGACATGACAATGTTACATCAAGGAGTGACAATCAACACTCAATTGATGAAAT GTTAGCTGCATCTATTGCTATGGAGGAAAATGAAGAGTTAGTAAATAATACATCAACTTCTGTTGGGGCTTCCGCTATTGAGGAAGAGGAAGTTGACtatgatgaagatgaagaaatgATACTG CCAGCTATGCATGGTAAAATTGATCCTGCTGTTCTAGCCTCATTGCCTCCATCAATGCAACTGGACCTTCTTGTTCAG ATGAGAGAGCGTTTGATTGCAGAGAACAGACAAAAGTATCAGAAAGTCAAAAAG GATCCAGCAAAATTCTCTGAGCTACAGATACAAGCTTACCTTAAAACTGTCGCTTTCAGACGGGACATAGATGAAGTGCAGAAAGCTGCAGCTGTAGGAGGAGTAGGTGGTGTACAGACTTCACGGATTGCATCTGAAGCCAACAGAGAATATATTTTCTCGTCTTCTTTTACTGGTGATAAACA AGAACTTACCTCCACCAGcttagagaaaaataaagatacACAACAGAAGGTCCAGGGAGTACATCCTTCACAGAACCTTACAGATAGCATTGTGGCAGGAAATGATTCTAATACTTCAAGCGGATTGGTTCACAATGAACCTGGTGAGCCTGCTGATGAAAGTATTCAGACATATCTTGATGAGAGGGGTCGGTTTCGAGTTAGTAGATTGAGAGCTATGGGGATGCGTATGACCTGTGATATACAACGGAATTTGGATTTGTTGAAGGAGATTGAGCAGGAAAGAGCATATGTGAACAAGGCTGCGAATATTGGAACAGTGGAAAATGCTGAGAATAATGGTCCATATGAAAGTTCTGGGATCCAGCTTGTTGGTAAATCACAAGAGATGAATGTTGACTTAGTTGGACAGAATATGCAAAATGAACAAACAATGCTTGACAGAGATACATTGATAGAGATATCTTTTGAATATGATTGCAAGAATAAGTTCGCAAATGATGAGGATGATATATTTTCTAGTTTAGTAGGAGGAAATCCAGTGGCAATCTTTGGTGCTGATGATACTGCAGCAACCGAACAACCTTCTCATTCTGATTCAGATTGTGATTGGGAAGAAGGAATTCTCGAAGGTAAGAGTAATGCTTATCCTGAACATGACGTGGTAGAATTGAAGTCTTCTGTTGCAGATgatcataaaaataatgaaagagaaGTAGAATGGGAGGAAGGAGATTGTGATGGTGCTAACAGCACCTTACTGTCAGGAAAATTGGCATCTCAAGGGTGGTTGGAGGAGGAGTCTGATTTGCAAGAGGCAATAAGGAGAAGTCTTGAAAGTATAGGGGATATGAAACTTAAATGCATGCCAGCTGTAGATGAGCATTCAAATACTTATGAGAACAAATTGGATTGTGGTTTAGAACATGGTGATGATCTGTATTATTCTGACCCTGTGGATTTAAATGACAACGTTGGGTttctgaataataaaaatagggaAGACAGTactgaaaaaaatgaattacatGAAATTGAAGATGGAGATAAAAAGCATGATTTTGTTTCTGGCAATAATGAACAAACTTTCCATTTTCATGGAAGTCAGTCAAAGTCATCTGTGACTTTTAATTCCAATAACACTGAGATATTGATCGACACACCTTGCAGAATGGACAGTCACTCTTGTTTTGTAGATTCAATTTCAGATACAAATGTAATGACGAAGGACCTAGTCCCTATGGTTGCTGAGCAATTATTGGATAAACATGATGATGGTAAAGTGTCTTTCTATTGTGACAATACATCCAAGGTTGATCCAGTTGGTGCAACTGAAGAggggaaaaaaaactatattcaaGAATCTGAACCATTGAGTAATTCTACTGACACTACCAAACCTGCTATTTTGGTAGAGTCATCCTTGAAAGGATCAACAGAAGACCTTGATATTGAGCCAAaattgccttcagaggacagtAATAGAAATTTCTACGAGGAAAGGAATAGTAGCCTTGGCAATGATGTGGTTAACACCCCGGGACATTTTCCTGCTCATGCAGCTGAGGttagcttggaggaagaaatgCAAATTCTTGGTCAAGAATATATCAACCTAGAAAATGAGCAGAGGAAGCTAGAGCGGAATGCAGAATCTGTAAACAGTGAATTATTCACTGAATGTCAG GAACTACTGCAAATGTTTGGCTTGCCATATATTATTGCTCCAATGGAAGCAGAAGCTCAATGTGCTTATTTGGAACTTGAGAAACTAGTTGATGGTGTTGTGACTGATGACTCTGATGTCCTTTTATTTGGGGCACGCAgtgtttacaaaaatatatttgatgacCGCAAATATGTAGAGACATACTTCATGGAG GATATTGAAAAGGAGCTTGGATTGACCAGAGAAAAATTAATACGCATGGCTCTACTTCTTGGGAGTGATTATACTGAAGGTGTAAG TGGGATTGGCATTGTTAATGCTATTGAGGTTGTGAATGCATTCCCTGAGGAAGATGGCCTCCTGAAATTCCGGCAATGGGTTGAGTCACCGGATCCCACCATCCTTGGAAGGTTGGATGCAAATAGTGGTTCAAATTCCAGAAAGAAAGGgtcaaaaattgaagaaaagatgaattccTCAAGTTGCAATGTTAAAGAGTCTGCGGTGATGCAAAACATCTGCCATGCTCAGGAGCAAAATGAGTTGTCAGATTACATCcaagaaataaaacaaactttCTTCAATAAGCAT agAAATGTTAGCAAGAATTGGCAcattccttcttcttttccaaGTGATACTGTTATATCTGCTTACTATTCTCCCCATGTTGATAAATCCACTGAGCCATTCACATGGGGAAAGCCAGATCATCTTGTTCTTCGAAA ATTGTGCTGGGAGAAATTTGGGTGGACTGGCCAGAAAGCAGATGAATTGATCCTACCAGTCTTAAAGGAGTATAACAAGCGTGag ACTCAATTGCGGTTGGAagcattttacaattttaatgaaAGATTTGCAAAAATTCGTAgtaaaagaattaagaaagcGGTAAAAGGAATCACTGGTAAGCAGCCTTCAGATTTGATAGATGATTCTGCAGAAGAGTTCTCCAAGAGTAGGAAGACTGGGAGAGAACCTGAGGATATCACATTGGAGACTTCAAGGGGAATAGAGGGAAATCTTGAGGGTAGAAGgaaatcaaaaataaaacagTCAAGGAAGAATGATACTGTTGCTAAGGAACagtcaaagaaaaagaaagtcaaTGATGATCCCTCTTCAGCACCTGGTACATCTGAGATTGAGAATTTACAGCCAAGTCTGCAGATAGAAGAAGAGCAACATGATGGTAAGGCATTGATTCGGAATAGAAGTGGCAGAGGAAGAGGTAGAATTATGGGAATAAAAAGAGGAAGGGATAACAAAGGTCTCAGTTTTCAATCTTGCGAAACTGAAGCCTCATCTGGTAGCAGTGACATTGATGATCATGGGCCAAGAGTGCATGTGGATAGAGTTCCAAAAGATGTGCGAAGG TCAATGCGATCTCGGAAACCTGTCAACTATTCTTTCAAAGAGCCTGAAGATGAAGATTCTGATGATTCATTTGATCGGAGAAATCAGACTGGTCCAATAGAAGAAAATTTATCTCATATTCTTGGTGCTTGTGAAGATGGTGCAACAGATTTCAGCATGGCGAAAGAATGCAGTGCAATGAATTTTCCTCCAGAGGAGAACTTGCCTACAGACTCCCTTGAGTCAGGTGGTTGGTTTTGCACAGATGCCGGTGAAACTTGTCATCCTGGTACTGGCAATCAGGACTCTTCTGATGACTACCTTAAAATGGGAGGTGGATTCTGTTTAGATGATGGTGATACAGGTGTCAAGCAGGATACAAGTGACAATGTCGATACTGCTACAGTCGATTATAATGCAGACTTTCCACACGGTTCTGATTATTTGGATGAAACTAATCGTGATAAAAGTAGTTcagatatattattttctggCGCTGAAAAGCCTGAAAATGGGATACAAGGTGGAGGGCCATTCAATATAGAGCCAAATGACCTTGCAAGTGCTAGTAGTTATGATCATTCTGATATAGCGGTCTTGAAACAGGAGAATACTCGCAACAATAGTGGAGCCTCCACTGGAGCATTTAGTGCCATGCCGTTTttgaagagaagaaggaaaaactgA
- the LOC100820295 gene encoding DNA repair protein UVH3 isoform X1: protein MGVHGLWELLAPVGRRVSVETLAGKTLAVDASIWMVQFVKAMRDEKGEMVRNAHLLGFFRRICKLLFLRTKPVFVFDGGTPALKRRTVIARRRQRENAQAKVRKTAEKLLLNHLKALRLKELADDLKNQRMKKNSDTKGQKKSNQKDFVGSDLGGSHVKELDEMSVAKYAAKEDGNSSQATILTTYNQEELHEMLAASIAAEKNGIHARKGMPSIVINPLEEERDADEQIILPSVNAEVDMAVLAALPQSMQLDILAQLKGKKTEGLVKEVDNQNQHDVNYRGKGKGILLIEADMVGCSSRHDNVTSRSDNQHSIDEMLAASIAMEENEELVNNTSTSVGASAIEEEEVDYDEDEEMILPAMHGKIDPAVLASLPPSMQLDLLVQMRERLIAENRQKYQKVKKDPAKFSELQIQAYLKTVAFRRDIDEVQKAAAVGGVGGVQTSRIASEANREYIFSSSFTGDKQELTSTSLEKNKDTQQKVQGVHPSQNLTDSIVAGNDSNTSSGLVHNEPGEPADESIQTYLDERGRFRVSRLRAMGMRMTCDIQRNLDLLKEIEQERAYVNKAANIGTVENAENNGPYESSGIQLVGKSQEMNVDLVGQNMQNEQTMLDRDTLIEISFEYDCKNKFANDEDDIFSSLVGGNPVAIFGADDTAATEQPSHSDSDCDWEEGILEGKSNAYPEHDVVELKSSVADDHKNNEREVEWEEGDCDGANSTLLSGKLASQGWLEEESDLQEAIRRSLESIGDMKLKCMPAVDEHSNTYENKLDCGLEHGDDLYYSDPVDLNDNVGFLNNKNREDSTEKNELHEIEDGDKKHDFVSGNNEQTFHFHGSQSKSSVTFNSNNTEILIDTPCRMDSHSCFVDSISDTNVMTKDLVPMVAEQLLDKHDDGKVSFYCDNTSKVDPVGATEEGKKNYIQESEPLSNSTDTTKPAILVESSLKGSTEDLDIEPKLPSEDSNRNFYEERNSSLGNDVVNTPGHFPAHAAEVSLEEEMQILGQEYINLENEQRKLERNAESVNSELFTECQELLQMFGLPYIIAPMEAEAQCAYLELEKLVDGVVTDDSDVLLFGARSVYKNIFDDRKYVETYFMEDIEKELGLTREKLIRMALLLGSDYTEGVSGIGIVNAIEVVNAFPEEDGLLKFRQWVESPDPTILGRLDANSGSNSRKKGSKIEEKMNSSSCNVKESAVMQNICHAQEQNELSDYIQEIKQTFFNKHRNVSKNWHIPSSFPSDTVISAYYSPHVDKSTEPFTWGKPDHLVLRKLCWEKFGWTGQKADELILPVLKEYNKRETQLRLEAFYNFNERFAKIRSKRIKKAVKGITGKQPSDLIDDSAEEFSKSRKTGREPEDITLETSRGIEGNLEGRRKSKIKQSRKNDTVAKEQSKKKKVNDDPSSAPGTSEIENLQPSLQIEEEQHDGKALIRNRSGRGRGRIMGIKRGRDNKGLSFQSCETEASSGSSDIDDHGPRVHVDRVPKDVRRSMRSRKPVNYSFKEPEDEDSDDSFDRRNQTGPIEENLSHILGACEDGATDFSMAKECSAMNFPPEENLPTDSLESGGWFCTDAGETCHPGTGNQDSSDDYLKMGGGFCLDDGDTGVKQDTSDNVDTATVDYNADFPHGSDYLDETNRDKSSSDILFSGAEKPENGIQGGGPFNIEPNDLASASSYDHSDIAVLKQENTRNNSGASTGAFSAMPFLKRRRKN, encoded by the exons ATGGGAGTCCACGGTCTCTGGGAACTCCTCGCCCCCGTCGGTCGCCGCGTCTCCGTCGAAACCCTTGCCGGAAAAACCCTAGCCGTTG ATGCGAGCATATGGATGGTACAGTTTGTCAAAGCGATGCGCGACGAGAAGGGCGAAATGGTTCGCAACGCCCATTTGCTGGGCTTCTTCCGTCGCATTTGCAAACTTCTTTTCCTCCGCACCAAGCCGGTCTTCGTCTTCGACGGCGGGACCCCTGCCCTCAAGCGCCGCACTGTCATTGCACGCCGCCGCCAGCGTGAAAACGCCCAAGCCAAAGTCCGCAAAACCGCCGAGAAATTGCTGCTCAATCAT ttaaaGGCATTAAGGTTGAAGGAACTGGCTGATGATCTTAAGAACcaaaggatgaagaagaatAGTGATACTAAGGGTCAGAAAAAATCTAATCAGAAGGACTTTGTTGGAAGTGATTTAGGAGGAAGTCATGTGAAAGAGCTAGATGAAAT gtCTGTGGCTAAATATGCAGCTAAGGAGGACGGAAATTCTTCGCAGGCAACAATATTGACTACTTACAACCAGGAGGAACTTCATGAAAT GTTGGCAGCGTCTATAGCTGCAGAGAAAAATGGCATACATGCCAGAAAAGGAATGCCGTCTATTGTAATTAATCCTTTAGAGGAGGAACGTGATGCAGACGAACAAATTATATTG CCATCAGTAAATGCAGAAGTTGATATGGCTGTATTAGCTGCCTTACCACAATCAATGCAACTTGATATTCTTGCACAG cttaaaggaaagaaaaccGAAGGACTAGTAAAGGAAGTTGACAATCAGAATCAACATGATGTCAATTATCGGGGCAAGGGTAAGGGGATTCTGCTCATTGAAGCTGACATGGTAGGTTGTAGCTCCAGACATGACAATGTTACATCAAGGAGTGACAATCAACACTCAATTGATGAAAT GTTAGCTGCATCTATTGCTATGGAGGAAAATGAAGAGTTAGTAAATAATACATCAACTTCTGTTGGGGCTTCCGCTATTGAGGAAGAGGAAGTTGACtatgatgaagatgaagaaatgATACTG CCAGCTATGCATGGTAAAATTGATCCTGCTGTTCTAGCCTCATTGCCTCCATCAATGCAACTGGACCTTCTTGTTCAG ATGAGAGAGCGTTTGATTGCAGAGAACAGACAAAAGTATCAGAAAGTCAAAAAG GATCCAGCAAAATTCTCTGAGCTACAGATACAAGCTTACCTTAAAACTGTCGCTTTCAGACGGGACATAGATGAAGTGCAGAAAGCTGCAGCTGTAGGAGGAGTAGGTGGTGTACAGACTTCACGGATTGCATCTGAAGCCAACAGAGAATATATTTTCTCGTCTTCTTTTACTGGTGATAAACA AGAACTTACCTCCACCAGcttagagaaaaataaagatacACAACAGAAGGTCCAGGGAGTACATCCTTCACAGAACCTTACAGATAGCATTGTGGCAGGAAATGATTCTAATACTTCAAGCGGATTGGTTCACAATGAACCTGGTGAGCCTGCTGATGAAAGTATTCAGACATATCTTGATGAGAGGGGTCGGTTTCGAGTTAGTAGATTGAGAGCTATGGGGATGCGTATGACCTGTGATATACAACGGAATTTGGATTTGTTGAAGGAGATTGAGCAGGAAAGAGCATATGTGAACAAGGCTGCGAATATTGGAACAGTGGAAAATGCTGAGAATAATGGTCCATATGAAAGTTCTGGGATCCAGCTTGTTGGTAAATCACAAGAGATGAATGTTGACTTAGTTGGACAGAATATGCAAAATGAACAAACAATGCTTGACAGAGATACATTGATAGAGATATCTTTTGAATATGATTGCAAGAATAAGTTCGCAAATGATGAGGATGATATATTTTCTAGTTTAGTAGGAGGAAATCCAGTGGCAATCTTTGGTGCTGATGATACTGCAGCAACCGAACAACCTTCTCATTCTGATTCAGATTGTGATTGGGAAGAAGGAATTCTCGAAGGTAAGAGTAATGCTTATCCTGAACATGACGTGGTAGAATTGAAGTCTTCTGTTGCAGATgatcataaaaataatgaaagagaaGTAGAATGGGAGGAAGGAGATTGTGATGGTGCTAACAGCACCTTACTGTCAGGAAAATTGGCATCTCAAGGGTGGTTGGAGGAGGAGTCTGATTTGCAAGAGGCAATAAGGAGAAGTCTTGAAAGTATAGGGGATATGAAACTTAAATGCATGCCAGCTGTAGATGAGCATTCAAATACTTATGAGAACAAATTGGATTGTGGTTTAGAACATGGTGATGATCTGTATTATTCTGACCCTGTGGATTTAAATGACAACGTTGGGTttctgaataataaaaatagggaAGACAGTactgaaaaaaatgaattacatGAAATTGAAGATGGAGATAAAAAGCATGATTTTGTTTCTGGCAATAATGAACAAACTTTCCATTTTCATGGAAGTCAGTCAAAGTCATCTGTGACTTTTAATTCCAATAACACTGAGATATTGATCGACACACCTTGCAGAATGGACAGTCACTCTTGTTTTGTAGATTCAATTTCAGATACAAATGTAATGACGAAGGACCTAGTCCCTATGGTTGCTGAGCAATTATTGGATAAACATGATGATGGTAAAGTGTCTTTCTATTGTGACAATACATCCAAGGTTGATCCAGTTGGTGCAACTGAAGAggggaaaaaaaactatattcaaGAATCTGAACCATTGAGTAATTCTACTGACACTACCAAACCTGCTATTTTGGTAGAGTCATCCTTGAAAGGATCAACAGAAGACCTTGATATTGAGCCAAaattgccttcagaggacagtAATAGAAATTTCTACGAGGAAAGGAATAGTAGCCTTGGCAATGATGTGGTTAACACCCCGGGACATTTTCCTGCTCATGCAGCTGAGGttagcttggaggaagaaatgCAAATTCTTGGTCAAGAATATATCAACCTAGAAAATGAGCAGAGGAAGCTAGAGCGGAATGCAGAATCTGTAAACAGTGAATTATTCACTGAATGTCAG GAACTACTGCAAATGTTTGGCTTGCCATATATTATTGCTCCAATGGAAGCAGAAGCTCAATGTGCTTATTTGGAACTTGAGAAACTAGTTGATGGTGTTGTGACTGATGACTCTGATGTCCTTTTATTTGGGGCACGCAgtgtttacaaaaatatatttgatgacCGCAAATATGTAGAGACATACTTCATGGAG GATATTGAAAAGGAGCTTGGATTGACCAGAGAAAAATTAATACGCATGGCTCTACTTCTTGGGAGTGATTATACTGAAGGTGTAAG TGGGATTGGCATTGTTAATGCTATTGAGGTTGTGAATGCATTCCCTGAGGAAGATGGCCTCCTGAAATTCCGGCAATGGGTTGAGTCACCGGATCCCACCATCCTTGGAAGGTTGGATGCAAATAGTGGTTCAAATTCCAGAAAGAAAGGgtcaaaaattgaagaaaagatgaattccTCAAGTTGCAATGTTAAAGAGTCTGCGGTGATGCAAAACATCTGCCATGCTCAGGAGCAAAATGAGTTGTCAGATTACATCcaagaaataaaacaaactttCTTCAATAAGCAT agAAATGTTAGCAAGAATTGGCAcattccttcttcttttccaaGTGATACTGTTATATCTGCTTACTATTCTCCCCATGTTGATAAATCCACTGAGCCATTCACATGGGGAAAGCCAGATCATCTTGTTCTTCGAAA ATTGTGCTGGGAGAAATTTGGGTGGACTGGCCAGAAAGCAGATGAATTGATCCTACCAGTCTTAAAGGAGTATAACAAGCGTGag ACTCAATTGCGGTTGGAagcattttacaattttaatgaaAGATTTGCAAAAATTCGTAgtaaaagaattaagaaagcGGTAAAAGGAATCACTGGTAAGCAGCCTTCAGATTTGATAGATGATTCTGCAGAAGAGTTCTCCAAGAGTAGGAAGACTGGGAGAGAACCTGAGGATATCACATTGGAGACTTCAAGGGGAATAGAGGGAAATCTTGAGGGTAGAAGgaaatcaaaaataaaacagTCAAGGAAGAATGATACTGTTGCTAAGGAACagtcaaagaaaaagaaagtcaaTGATGATCCCTCTTCAGCACCTGGTACATCTGAGATTGAGAATTTACAGCCAAGTCTGCAGATAGAAGAAGAGCAACATGATGGTAAGGCATTGATTCGGAATAGAAGTGGCAGAGGAAGAGGTAGAATTATGGGAATAAAAAGAGGAAGGGATAACAAAGGTCTCAGTTTTCAATCTTGCGAAACTGAAGCCTCATCTGGTAGCAGTGACATTGATGATCATGGGCCAAGAGTGCATGTGGATAGAGTTCCAAAAGATGTGCGAAGG TCAATGCGATCTCGGAAACCTGTCAACTATTCTTTCAAAGAGCCTGAAGATGAAGATTCTGATGATTCATTTGATCGGAGAAATCAGACTGGTCCAATAGAAGAAAATTTATCTCATATTCTTGGTGCTTGTGAAGATGGTGCAACAGATTTCAGCATGGCGAAAGAATGCAGTGCAATGAATTTTCCTCCAGAGGAGAACTTGCCTACAGACTCCCTTGAGTCAGGTGGTTGGTTTTGCACAGATGCCGGTGAAACTTGTCATCCTGGTACTGGCAATCAGGACTCTTCTGATGACTACCTTAAAATGGGAGGTGGATTCTGTTTAGATGATGGTGATACAGGTGTCAAGCAGGATACAAGTGACAATGTCGATACTGCTACAGTCGATTATAATGCAGACTTTCCACACGGTTCTGATTATTTGGATGAAACTAATCGTGATAAAAGTAGTTcagatatattattttctggCGCTGAAAAGCCTGAAAATGGGATACAAGGTGGAGGGCCATTCAATATAGAGCCAAATGACCTTGCAAGTGCTAGTAGTTATGATCATTCTGATATAGCGGTCTTGAAACAGGAGAATACTCGCAACAATAGTGGAGCCTCCACTGGAGCATTTAGTGCCATGCCGTTTttgaagagaagaaggaaaaactgA